CGCCATGGTGGCGGCGGTCAGCTGGAGCGGCAGGCGGGCCAGGTCGAGGGTCGTCGGATCGCGCAAAAAGAGGCTCAGAAACACATCCGGGATCACGACCGCAGGCAGCGCCAGCAGCCCCACACACACCATGGCCAGACGGACCACCTGCCAGGCCCAGGCCCGCGCCTCATCTACCGCCCCGGCCCCCAGCGCCTGGCCGACCAGCGAGGCCGCCGCCAGGCCAAAACCGTTGGTCAGCAGCATCCAAAACAGCAGCAGATTCGACAACACGTGGCCGGCCGCCAGCTCGGCCGTGCCGATCGTCCCCAGAATCCAGAAGAACAGGGTCATACCCAGGGCAAAGAAGACGTGCTGGACGCCGGCCGGAACCGACAGGCGGATCAGCGTCCACAGGGTTGCCCGGTCCGGCCGCCGGACCAGAAAGCCGCCGCCCCGGGCACGCCGGTAGGCGGTCAGCAGATAGGCCAGCGAGCCGACCGACAGCGCGGCTGTGGTCCCGATCCCGGCCCCCAGCACGCCCAGCGCCGGTGCCCCCAGGTTGCCGAATATCAATACCCAGTTCAGAAAAATGTTGATCACGTTCATCAGAATGATCGTGCGCATATAAATCGCCGACAGATTGACTGCGTTCCAGTAACCGCGAAACACAAAATTCGTGCCCATCGCGGTCAGGCCGACCAGCCGGGCCTGCAGGTAGTGGGTACCCTGACTGGCGACTGCGGCATCCTGGCTGAGGAGCGGAAAGAAGCTCGGGGCGGCAAAGATAAGCCACACCGACAGCGGAATCGCCAGCACCAGCACCAGCACCAGGCCGCCGTTCAGGGGCACGGCAATCTCGCCTCGACGCCCGGCCCCCAGCCAGCGCGCCGAGGTGGCCTGCACACCGGTTGAGAGACCGATGATAAACGCGCCGCAGGTGAAGGTGGTAAACCCGGCCAGCCCGACTGCGGCCAGCGCCTCATCGCCCAGGGAGCCGACCATGGCCGTATCGACCAGATTCATGATGTTCTGCGACACCATGCCGCCCATGATGGGCAGGGCCAGGCTGAGGATGCGGCGCAGGGACGAGACAGACCGGGTGGGAGAAGAATCGGCGTCCAAGGGGCGGCTTTCGGTTGGACGTGCGGCTTTCTGCCTACCACGTCGCCTGAGAGAGGGGTCGCACGGAGCCTAGGACAGCAGTGGCATGACGTCCTGACCGAAGCGCTCCAACTCCTCAATCAGCGGGTGGAACTGCAACAGAAACGTTTCCACCCCAACGGCTTCAAAGGCGCGCATACGCTCGGCGATCTGAGCCGGCGTGCCGATCAGTCCCGCCGCAGTCCCGCCGTTCGTGCCCAGGGCCTTGGTTTCGTACGAGCCCGTTTTGATCATCACGACATCTTTGTCGTAGCCGCTCAGTTTGTCCTGCCGCAGCGCGACCAGACGCTCAAATTCGGCCCGGGCTTCGCGCTCGGTGTCACGACAAATCACAAACGCCGACATGCC
The DNA window shown above is from Desulfurellaceae bacterium and carries:
- a CDS encoding MATE family efflux transporter, coding for MDADSSPTRSVSSLRRILSLALPIMGGMVSQNIMNLVDTAMVGSLGDEALAAVGLAGFTTFTCGAFIIGLSTGVQATSARWLGAGRRGEIAVPLNGGLVLVLVLAIPLSVWLIFAAPSFFPLLSQDAAVASQGTHYLQARLVGLTAMGTNFVFRGYWNAVNLSAIYMRTIILMNVINIFLNWVLIFGNLGAPALGVLGAGIGTTAALSVGSLAYLLTAYRRARGGGFLVRRPDRATLWTLIRLSVPAGVQHVFFALGMTLFFWILGTIGTAELAAGHVLSNLLLFWMLLTNGFGLAAASLVGQALGAGAVDEARAWAWQVVRLAMVCVGLLALPAVVIPDVFLSLFLRDPTTLDLARLPLQLTAATMALEVIGMVLMSAHYGAGHSRRVMVISLALQWCFFLPLAFVLSAAFGLGLLAIWNLNIVYRLIQSAVFVWSWKTGSWAQVRI